One window from the genome of Hoplias malabaricus isolate fHopMal1 chromosome X2, fHopMal1.hap1, whole genome shotgun sequence encodes:
- the LOC136676425 gene encoding glutamate receptor ionotropic, NMDA 1 isoform X3: protein MRLVLFAFLVSCSCARGGCEPKIVNIGAVLSQKRFEQVFKEAVSQANNIYGKDKFKMNAISVTHKPNAIQMALSVCEDLISNQVYAILVSHPPQSNDHLTPTPVSYTAGFYRIPVVGLTTRMSIYSDKSIHLSFLRTVPPYSHQAQVWFDMMREFRWNHIILIVSDDHEGRAAQKKLETLLEERETKAEKVLLFSQDTNLTALLQEAKELEARVIILSASEDEAAAIYKAARQLNMTGSGYVWLVGEREMSGKALSEAPDGLLGLQLINGKNETAHIYDAVAVVAQSIQELFEKENITEPPRGCVGNTNIWKTGPLFKRVLMSSKYPDGLTGRVEFNDDGDRRFAHYSILNYQKTRLIQVGVYNGSQVVMNTQRKIIWPGGETEKPRGYQMSTRLKIVTIHQEPFVYVKPTLRDGTCKEEYTVNGVLIKKVICTGPNETIPGRPIVPQCCYGFCIDLLIKLAMTMNFTYEVHLVADGKFGTQERVNNSNKKEWNGMMGELLGGLADMIVAPLTINNERAQYIEFSKPFKYQGLTILVKKEIPRSTLDSFMQPFQSTLWLLVGLSVHVVAVMLYLLDRFSPFGRFKVNSEEEEEDALTLSSAMWFSWGVLLNSGIGEGAPRSFSARILGMVWAGFAMIIVASYTANLAAFLVLDRPEERITGINDPRLRNPSDKFIYATVKQSSVDIYFRRQVELSTMYRHMEKHNYESAAEAIQAVRDGKLHAFIWDSAVLEFEASQKCDLVTTGELFFRSGFGIGMRKDSPWKQNVSLAILSSHENGFMEDLDKTWVRYQECDSRSNAPATLTFENMAGVFMLVAGGIVAGIFLIFIEIAYKRHKDARRKQMQLAFAAVNVWRKNLQPKEKENRDKQRIGKVVEQSPTPKRKPLLGPSVPTWPPTSRDVGPPKTRHIPQILPASSTYQTPL, encoded by the exons GTTTATGCCATTTTGGTGAGTCATCCACCCCAGTCTAATGACCATCTGACCCCAACACCAGTGTCCTACACTGCCGGATTCTACCGCATACCAGTGGTGGGACTTACCACACGCATGTCCATCTACTcggacaag AGTATCCATCTCTCTTTCCTGCGTACAGTTCCTCCCTACTCTCACCAGGCTCAGGTCTGGTTCGACATGATGCGCGAGTTCCGCTGGAACCACATCATCCTGATTGTGAGCGATGACCACGAGGGCCGTGCGGCCCAGAAGAAGTTGGAGACCTTGCTGGAAGAGAGGGAGACGAAG GCAGAGAAAGTGCTCCTGTTCAGCCAAGACACAAATCTGACTGCTCTGCTCCAGGAGGCCAAGGAGCTGGAGGCTAGAGTCATCATCTTGTCTGCAAG TGAAGACGAGGCTGCAGCCATTTACAAAGCAGCGCGCCAGCTCAATATGACAGGCTCTGGATATGTGTGGCTGGTCGGAGAAAGGGAGATGTCTGGTAAAGCACTGAGTGAAGCTCCAGATG GCTTGCTCGGCCTCCAGCTAATCAATGGCAAGAACGAGACCGCGCACATCTACGATGCGGTGGCAGTGGTGGCCCAGTCCATACAAGAGCTCTTTGAGAAGGAGAATATCACAGAGCCTCCTCGAGGCTGCGTGGGCAATACAAACATCTGGAAGACTGGTCCGCTCTTCAAACG AGTGCTGATGTCATCCAAGTATCCAGATGGCCTAACAGGCCGCGTGGAGTTTAATGACGATGGGGACAGGAGGTTCGCCCACTATAGCATCCTCAACTACCAGAAGACTCGACTGATCCAAGTGGGCGTCTACAATGGCTCACAA GTTGTGATGAACACTCAGAGGAAGATCATTTGGCCAGGAGGAGAGACGGAGAAGCCAAGGGGCTATCAGATGTCAACAAGATTGAAG ATTGTCACCATTCATCAAGAGCCCTTTGTGTATGTGAAACCGACCCTGAGAGATGGAACATGCAAGGAGGAGTACACTGTGAATGGAGTCCTGATTAAAAAAGTGATCTGCACTGGCCCGAACGAGACTATTCCTG GTCGGCCCATAGTGCCTCAGTGTTGCTATGGGTTCTGCATCGACCTCTTGATCAAGCTTGCGATGACAATGAATTTCACCTACGAAGTACATCTAGTGGCTGATGGCAAATTTGGCACTCAGGAGCGT GTGAATAACAGCAACAAGAAGGAGTGGAATGGCATGATGGGAGAGCTCCTGGGTGGCCTGGCAGACATGATCGTGGCTCCACTCACAATTAACAATGAACGAGCCCAGTACATAGAGTTCTCTAAACCATTCAAGTACCAAGGTCTCACAATCCTTGTCAAAAAG GAAATACCACGCAGTACACTGGACTCGTTCATGCAGCCCTTTCAGAGTACTCTGTGGTTATTGGTGGGTCTATCGGTCCATGTTGTGGCGGTGATGCTCTACCTATTAGACCGTTTCAG CCCATTTGGAAGGTTTAAAGTGAATagtgaagaggaagaagaagatgcCCTCACCTTATCCTCTGCTATGTGGTTCTCCTGGGGTGTACTACTGAACTCCGGTATTGGAGAAG GTGCCCCACGGAGCTTTTCAGCAAGGATTTTAGGTATGGTGTGGGCAGGTTTTGCTATGATTATAGTTGCATCTTATACTGCCAATTTGGCAGCCTTCCTAGTGCTGGATCGGCCTGAGGAGCGCATTACCGGCATCAACGACCCTAGG CTGCGAAACCCATCAGACAAGTTCATCTACGCCACAGTCAAGCAGAGCTCTGTGGACATTTACTTCCGCCGTCAAGTTGAGCTGAGCACCATGTACCGCCACATGGAAAAGCACAACTACGAAAGCGCCGCGGAAGCCATCCAGGCTGTGCGAGACGG CAAACTCCATGCTTTTATCTGGGATTCAGCCGTGTTGGAGTTTGAAGCCTCGCAGAAATGTGACCTGGTCACCACGGGTGAGCTGTTCTTCCGCTCGGGGTTCGGTATTGGCATGCGTAAAGACAGCCCATGGAAGCAAAATGTTTCCCTGGCTATTCTCAG CTCTCATGAGAATGGTTTCATGGAGGACCTGGATAAAACCTGGGTGAGATACCAGGAGTGTGATTCCAGGAGCAATGCGCCAGCCACACTCACCTTCGAGAATATGGCAG GCGTGTTTATGTTGGTGGCTGGTGGCATCGTCGCCGGGATCTTCCTCATCTTCATCGAGATTGCATATAAGCGTCACAAAGATGCTCGCAGAAAGCAGATGCAGCTGGCCTTTGCAGCAGTTAATGTTTGGAGGAAGAACCTTCAG CCAAaggaaaaagagaacagagacaaacagag gaTAGGAAAAGTGGTAGAGCAGAGCCCGACCCCAAAAAGAAAGCCTCTTTTAGGTCCATCAGTACCAACCTGGCCTCCAACATCAAGAGACGTAGGTCCTCCAAAGACACG CCATATCCCACAGATATTACCGGCCAGCTCAACCTATCAGACCCCTCTGTGA
- the LOC136676425 gene encoding glutamate receptor ionotropic, NMDA 1 isoform X1 — protein sequence MRLVLFAFLVSCSCARGGCEPKIVNIGAVLSQKRFEQVFKEAVSQANNIYGKDKFKMNAISVTHKPNAIQMALSVCEDLISNQVYAILVSHPPQSNDHLTPTPVSYTAGFYRIPVVGLTTRMSIYSDKSIHLSFLRTVPPYSHQAQVWFDMMREFRWNHIILIVSDDHEGRAAQKKLETLLEERETKSKNRNYENLDQLSYDNKRGPKAEKVLLFSQDTNLTALLQEAKELEARVIILSASEDEAAAIYKAARQLNMTGSGYVWLVGEREMSGKALSEAPDGLLGLQLINGKNETAHIYDAVAVVAQSIQELFEKENITEPPRGCVGNTNIWKTGPLFKRVLMSSKYPDGLTGRVEFNDDGDRRFAHYSILNYQKTRLIQVGVYNGSQVVMNTQRKIIWPGGETEKPRGYQMSTRLKIVTIHQEPFVYVKPTLRDGTCKEEYTVNGVLIKKVICTGPNETIPGRPIVPQCCYGFCIDLLIKLAMTMNFTYEVHLVADGKFGTQERVNNSNKKEWNGMMGELLGGLADMIVAPLTINNERAQYIEFSKPFKYQGLTILVKKEIPRSTLDSFMQPFQSTLWLLVGLSVHVVAVMLYLLDRFSPFGRFKVNSEEEEEDALTLSSAMWFSWGVLLNSGIGEGAPRSFSARILGMVWAGFAMIIVASYTANLAAFLVLDRPEERITGINDPRLRNPSDKFIYATVKQSSVDIYFRRQVELSTMYRHMEKHNYESAAEAIQAVRDGKLHAFIWDSAVLEFEASQKCDLVTTGELFFRSGFGIGMRKDSPWKQNVSLAILSSHENGFMEDLDKTWVRYQECDSRSNAPATLTFENMAGVFMLVAGGIVAGIFLIFIEIAYKRHKDARRKQMQLAFAAVNVWRKNLQPKEKENRDKQRIGKVVEQSPTPKRKPLLGPSVPTWPPTSRDVGPPKTRHIPQILPASSTYQTPL from the exons GTTTATGCCATTTTGGTGAGTCATCCACCCCAGTCTAATGACCATCTGACCCCAACACCAGTGTCCTACACTGCCGGATTCTACCGCATACCAGTGGTGGGACTTACCACACGCATGTCCATCTACTcggacaag AGTATCCATCTCTCTTTCCTGCGTACAGTTCCTCCCTACTCTCACCAGGCTCAGGTCTGGTTCGACATGATGCGCGAGTTCCGCTGGAACCACATCATCCTGATTGTGAGCGATGACCACGAGGGCCGTGCGGCCCAGAAGAAGTTGGAGACCTTGCTGGAAGAGAGGGAGACGAAG AGTAAAAACAGGAACTATGAAAACCTCGACCAACTGTCCTATGACAACAAGCGAGGACCCAAG GCAGAGAAAGTGCTCCTGTTCAGCCAAGACACAAATCTGACTGCTCTGCTCCAGGAGGCCAAGGAGCTGGAGGCTAGAGTCATCATCTTGTCTGCAAG TGAAGACGAGGCTGCAGCCATTTACAAAGCAGCGCGCCAGCTCAATATGACAGGCTCTGGATATGTGTGGCTGGTCGGAGAAAGGGAGATGTCTGGTAAAGCACTGAGTGAAGCTCCAGATG GCTTGCTCGGCCTCCAGCTAATCAATGGCAAGAACGAGACCGCGCACATCTACGATGCGGTGGCAGTGGTGGCCCAGTCCATACAAGAGCTCTTTGAGAAGGAGAATATCACAGAGCCTCCTCGAGGCTGCGTGGGCAATACAAACATCTGGAAGACTGGTCCGCTCTTCAAACG AGTGCTGATGTCATCCAAGTATCCAGATGGCCTAACAGGCCGCGTGGAGTTTAATGACGATGGGGACAGGAGGTTCGCCCACTATAGCATCCTCAACTACCAGAAGACTCGACTGATCCAAGTGGGCGTCTACAATGGCTCACAA GTTGTGATGAACACTCAGAGGAAGATCATTTGGCCAGGAGGAGAGACGGAGAAGCCAAGGGGCTATCAGATGTCAACAAGATTGAAG ATTGTCACCATTCATCAAGAGCCCTTTGTGTATGTGAAACCGACCCTGAGAGATGGAACATGCAAGGAGGAGTACACTGTGAATGGAGTCCTGATTAAAAAAGTGATCTGCACTGGCCCGAACGAGACTATTCCTG GTCGGCCCATAGTGCCTCAGTGTTGCTATGGGTTCTGCATCGACCTCTTGATCAAGCTTGCGATGACAATGAATTTCACCTACGAAGTACATCTAGTGGCTGATGGCAAATTTGGCACTCAGGAGCGT GTGAATAACAGCAACAAGAAGGAGTGGAATGGCATGATGGGAGAGCTCCTGGGTGGCCTGGCAGACATGATCGTGGCTCCACTCACAATTAACAATGAACGAGCCCAGTACATAGAGTTCTCTAAACCATTCAAGTACCAAGGTCTCACAATCCTTGTCAAAAAG GAAATACCACGCAGTACACTGGACTCGTTCATGCAGCCCTTTCAGAGTACTCTGTGGTTATTGGTGGGTCTATCGGTCCATGTTGTGGCGGTGATGCTCTACCTATTAGACCGTTTCAG CCCATTTGGAAGGTTTAAAGTGAATagtgaagaggaagaagaagatgcCCTCACCTTATCCTCTGCTATGTGGTTCTCCTGGGGTGTACTACTGAACTCCGGTATTGGAGAAG GTGCCCCACGGAGCTTTTCAGCAAGGATTTTAGGTATGGTGTGGGCAGGTTTTGCTATGATTATAGTTGCATCTTATACTGCCAATTTGGCAGCCTTCCTAGTGCTGGATCGGCCTGAGGAGCGCATTACCGGCATCAACGACCCTAGG CTGCGAAACCCATCAGACAAGTTCATCTACGCCACAGTCAAGCAGAGCTCTGTGGACATTTACTTCCGCCGTCAAGTTGAGCTGAGCACCATGTACCGCCACATGGAAAAGCACAACTACGAAAGCGCCGCGGAAGCCATCCAGGCTGTGCGAGACGG CAAACTCCATGCTTTTATCTGGGATTCAGCCGTGTTGGAGTTTGAAGCCTCGCAGAAATGTGACCTGGTCACCACGGGTGAGCTGTTCTTCCGCTCGGGGTTCGGTATTGGCATGCGTAAAGACAGCCCATGGAAGCAAAATGTTTCCCTGGCTATTCTCAG CTCTCATGAGAATGGTTTCATGGAGGACCTGGATAAAACCTGGGTGAGATACCAGGAGTGTGATTCCAGGAGCAATGCGCCAGCCACACTCACCTTCGAGAATATGGCAG GCGTGTTTATGTTGGTGGCTGGTGGCATCGTCGCCGGGATCTTCCTCATCTTCATCGAGATTGCATATAAGCGTCACAAAGATGCTCGCAGAAAGCAGATGCAGCTGGCCTTTGCAGCAGTTAATGTTTGGAGGAAGAACCTTCAG CCAAaggaaaaagagaacagagacaaacagag gaTAGGAAAAGTGGTAGAGCAGAGCCCGACCCCAAAAAGAAAGCCTCTTTTAGGTCCATCAGTACCAACCTGGCCTCCAACATCAAGAGACGTAGGTCCTCCAAAGACACG CCATATCCCACAGATATTACCGGCCAGCTCAACCTATCAGACCCCTCTGTGA